The DNA sequence CCGATTGCCAAATGTCAGGCCGTGCGAGTCGCTGCACTTCTGGAGCTGTGTGAACGGGCCGACGATGGTCGCGCACTGTTCACGGAGCCGATCAGTGTTACCGCAATGGACTCCGCCGTCCGCATTATGCGAGCCCTGACGACGCACGCCCTGGCGGTGTTCTGGGAGATGAGCGCGGATTCTGAGCAGGCGCTTCTCGCTTACGTCCTCAAGAAGGTGCGTGGGCTGCCGAAAGGATCGACGCTTCGCGATCTCCACATAGCCGTACGAGGGAAAAAGTCGATCGATACGATCAAGGACGTGCGCGACCTCCTGGACGATCTAGCTGAGCGTGGTTGTCTACGTCTTCGCCTGCGCCCGCCCACTGGTGGACAGCCGCCCTCGCCGATCCTGGAAATCAATCCTGCCATCCTGGATAGGCATACACAGAAGTCACAGAAGTCCCCTCACGGGCCTTCTACCGAGACTTCTGCGACTTCTGCGCGGGTGAATCCGGGGACGGGGACAGAGAAAGACCCGGCTCCAAACCCTGAGGAGCTGTCTGAAGACGGCGGCGAATACCTCGAAGACGAGCGGGCCGGACTGCGGACCGAGGAGCCGATTGAAGACGCTCCCGTAACCAACGGCAAAGGCACACCCGATTCAGGAGCCCAAACGCCGTCCCCTGAATTGTGGGAAGGCCCCCAGGAGCCAGATGACACCGCCGACCGGGCTGAGGGTGTGCTGTGACCGCGGCGGATCTTCTCCGAGTGGTCCGAGAGCAGGGGGTCGAGTTGACCCCAGACGGAGACCAACTCCGGTACCGGGGACCGCGCGAGGCGTTAACCCCCGATATGCTCATCGAACTGAAGCGCCTCAAGCCCGACATCCTCGCGCTTCTCTCCACCCCCCATGAGACACATCCCTGCTCGCGCTGCCAGCGGTTCACCTTCCCGGAGGCGGGCGTGGTGTGCTACTGGTGTCGTTCGACCCCCGAGGCCGACGCATGAAGGTCCTCGACCCCGGCCGCACGCGCCGCGCGTTATCGCTCAACGTGACGCCGCTAGCCGATTGTCGATATCGCGTCCGTGGCGGCACCGCTGAACACGTTGTACGCGCCGACGAACTGCCGTGGCGGTGTGATTGCCGAGACGCGGCCTACCGGCCCGATGTCCGATGCAAGCACGTCCTTGGCACCTACCTACACCGCCAGCTCGCACCAGCCGTGCGTGACGCTCTGCGCTCTGCGTTGGGTGCGTCATGAACATCGCGGACCTCCGGGCCATCGCTGTCGAGTGGCGCGAAGAAGCGGAGCGGTACCGGCGACGCGGGCAGGAGCACCTGGCCCTCTTCGAGGAGTCGCTCGCCTGCGACCTGGAGGAGCGGTTGAACGCGTGGTACTTCGAGAAGGTGACGCTCCATGAGGCCGCCGAAGAGTCGGGCGTCGCGTATTCGACAATCCAGCAGAAGGTCGCGAGCGGCGAGTTACCCAACGCAGCAGAGAAGGGGAGTCCACGGATTCAACGTCGTCACCTTCCGAGCCGTGGTGGGGGAGCTCCCCAACTCAAGGGCGAGCCCGACATCGCTGCCGAAATACTGAGCGTGTCATGACGGCCTTGCATCTCTCCACGTCCGAGCATACTAATATGCTTATGGGCAAGAAGACTGAGGACCGGTATCGGACGGCGTTGGAGCTCCTGAACCTGAAGGAAGTCTCGCGTCAGACGGGTCGTGGATGGCGGACGCTGATGGGCTACAAGCGGTCAGAGCGTCGCGTCACCGAGCCCGCTGCGCGGGAGCTGATCGACTATCTCCGACATCAGTCCACGCGACTCACGGCTGCGGCGGATGCCCTCGAAGCAGCCCTGGAACAGGAGGAGGCCGATGGCTAGGCGGAAACGCTGGAGCTACGCGGTAGGGGAGAGACCCCATACCGTCACCGTCTTTGAGCGCGGGCCGGGAGGTGTGCTGCAGATCGCCGCTTGGGATTCCACGCTCAGGGATGGCAAAGGAGGGCAGCGATGCCTCTCGCTTGGTTACCGGGACAGGGACCGGGCGAAAGCATACGCACATGAGCAGTGCGCGAAGCTCCAGAAAGGGGTTGATGACATTGCCCTCGGACACGTGGAACTCTCTCGTGTGTTCGCTCTCTACCTGAAGGAACGCACACCGTGGAGGACTGAGGGGGTCCAGCAAGCAGATCACCGCTGTGGCGAAATGTGGTCGAAGGTCCTCGGGGGGAAGACGGACCCTCACAGGATTTCGCTTGCTCACTGGGA is a window from the Gemmatimonadota bacterium genome containing:
- a CDS encoding DUF1643 domain-containing protein, which translates into the protein MERGRVQSLRRPFVTDELQRFQTALEAVPKILLGATDPVGPENERWLRYLGEHVSVVVAAWGAAPIAKCQAVRVAALLELCERADDGRALFTEPISVTAMDSAVRIMRALTTHALAVFWEMSADSEQALLAYVLKKVRGLPKGSTLRDLHIAVRGKKSIDTIKDVRDLLDDLAERGCLRLRLRPPTGGQPPSPILEINPAILDRHTQKSQKSPHGPSTETSATSARVNPGTGTEKDPAPNPEELSEDGGEYLEDERAGLRTEEPIEDAPVTNGKGTPDSGAQTPSPELWEGPQEPDDTADRAEGVL